A DNA window from Mariprofundus aestuarium contains the following coding sequences:
- the gmk gene encoding guanylate kinase gives MSGRLFIVSGPSGAGKSSLCAALLERCPQLQLSISCTTRSPRPGEENGREYHFLSTSEFKVQCDAEGFLEWANVHGNMYGTRQSDVEAIMQAGRDVLLEIDWQGAAQVAKKIPSAIRVFILPPSLEALRNRLTSRGQDDMAIIERRIAAAEEEMEHAPEAQFQVVNDDFDLSLQRLQEIFQD, from the coding sequence GTGAGCGGCCGTCTGTTTATTGTTTCGGGACCATCGGGTGCAGGAAAATCGAGCCTTTGCGCAGCTCTACTGGAGCGCTGCCCGCAACTCCAGCTCTCAATATCTTGCACGACAAGGAGTCCGCGCCCGGGCGAAGAGAATGGACGCGAATACCACTTCCTCTCCACATCTGAGTTTAAGGTGCAGTGTGATGCGGAAGGATTCCTGGAGTGGGCAAATGTGCATGGCAATATGTACGGAACTCGCCAGTCCGATGTTGAGGCCATCATGCAGGCAGGTCGTGATGTGCTGCTTGAGATAGATTGGCAAGGGGCGGCACAGGTGGCCAAAAAGATACCTTCCGCCATTCGCGTGTTTATTTTACCACCTTCTCTGGAGGCGCTGAGAAATCGCCTGACCTCGCGTGGGCAGGATGATATGGCAATCATAGAGCGCCGCATTGCAGCTGCAGAAGAGGAGATGGAGCATGCGCCAGAAGCGCAATTCCAGGTCGTCAATGATGATTTCGACCTTTCGTTGCAGCGTTTGCAGGAAATTTTTCAGGACTGA
- the rpoZ gene encoding DNA-directed RNA polymerase subunit omega, translating into MARVTVEDCIRYYPNRFEMVHLAGRRARQLLNGMPSMLEVEENDKPSVQALREMGDGYVSWEVLFEQDDVERRRLDQFDDEEVEG; encoded by the coding sequence ATGGCCCGCGTAACAGTAGAAGATTGCATTCGTTATTATCCGAATCGCTTTGAAATGGTTCATCTTGCAGGTAGGCGCGCAAGGCAGTTGCTTAACGGTATGCCTTCAATGCTGGAGGTTGAAGAGAACGACAAACCTTCCGTCCAGGCGCTGCGCGAGATGGGTGATGGTTATGTCTCCTGGGAAGTTCTCTTTGAACAGGATGATGTGGAACGTCGTCGTCTGGATCAGTTTGACGATGAAGAGGTTGAAGGCTGA